In the Channa argus isolate prfri chromosome 6, Channa argus male v1.0, whole genome shotgun sequence genome, GCCATGTGCTTTAGCATCATGTCTGTATTTCTATTCTTTTTGTGGTCAATCATTATTAGGAggtaaatataataattttctCTTAGGAAGCATCACAGTATCTATTCCATCATTATAAGGCAGAATCAGTCCACTATAACAGACtctttacactttttatttacagaggTTGGGATTTCACATGTACACATCAGGCAAGATATCGTCCCTTAGTCTTTACTGGGAAAATTTTGTGTAGAGAAAACTTTGATGATTTGTTCTGGCAAGATTAAAcactttcctcttcttcattTATTATATTCATGTTAGTGTTTAGTTGTCAAATTGCTGTCAGctctataaattattttaaactggTTAATCTTCCCATGGCAGAGTGgaatattgaatatttaaagAGAGTTTGACATGGAATTTAAGCACACTCACTTGATGGATTTGAACACTTTGGCACTTCTTAAACAGCCAGCTGGTTCATGTCGTAATTGCTAACAAGGccacaaagattaaaaatgtcAGAAGGGCACACAGCATGTGAAAGGTGGCAGTGCTGACTGACTTCTTACCTCCAGTGCACAGACCTTGAATTTCCCATAATTTGATCCCATTAGTAGACTTTTCCCATACctacttcttttttctcttgttatAGCTTGTCCACAGGGAACCTATGGGCAGGCCTGTAACAGTCTGTGCCGTTGTCAGAATGGAGGCTCATGTGACCCTATGACTGGGAAGTGTTTGTGCCCCCCAGGGGTACAAGGTGTTCTCTGTGAGGATGGTTAGTATACATTCTTTCctcttcagacacacacacgcgtgcacacacacacacacacacacacacagttacatcAACCAGTTACATCAACCACACAAGTAAAATGTGTATACAATGCTTTAAGGGGTATCAACCCAGGTTAGATTGATACATGAAAGTCCTTTCTGGCTCTGTACATGTCCACAGGTTGCCCTCGGGGTTATTTCGGGCGATACTGTAGAAGAAAGTGTAACTGTCCCAACAATGGACACTGCCATCGTCTTTATGGAGGCTGCTTGTGTTCTCCAGGATTATATGGTCGCTACTGCCACCTGCGTGAGTACCAGCCTGTCTTCATAACAATGCTCTCTGTACTGGAGTAATGATGATTACGATTTTGTCACTActgtaaaatatcaaaaactCTCAATATTGGTAGGCAATGGAGGCAATATAATTATCTAAATTATCTAAAGGGAAAACACACTATGTtggttaaaattgtttttttaatgccttATGCTGAATACAACATGACATCAAACATAAAATCAGTCATCCAAACCATTAGTGATAAACTTTAGGTTTTGGTGTCAACTGTCAGCTTAACACTTTTTCAGGCTGCTAAATAGACACAGTACAGCAACTTTGTTAGCTTTTTTCATCTACAAGCTGCTATCACACAATTAGTAGTTAATTGATTATATTTAGGACATTATGTACAGATTTAACAAATATGTAAGCAAATCCCCAACTTTCTCTCATTGTCATGTTTAGTCTTTTTCCTGGACTCCGCTGAGCCGTTTTGATGGCGGCACCAGGTGAGAAGGCAGCTCTGGAGGGAGCCAGTGTCCCTCCAGTTTTCCCTCTATAAGGTGGACTGCCAAAGCAAACTCCTCATTGTCCAACATGCCATCCCGATCGATATCAGACAGCCTCCAGATATGAGCAAGCACAGAGTTGGGCAGAAGGGTGTTCATCATCCACTTTTTGACTTTGGTGCCGCTCAATTTACCCTCAGTTGGACTGAGATTATAGAAAATCTCATCATATTTGGGCTTGTATTTCTCCACTGCCCACTCTTCTAAATCTATCCCACTGCTTTTGTCGTCTCTTGGGAATTCTTTAAAAGGATCCCTCCAGTAATGCTTGGGCCTGAATGTTTCCAAAAAATTACCATCCAACACACTAGGCAGAGATTTCCTGCTCAGCTCTTGTTTTTGGAGCAAAGGTACCACGTTTGCAATGTCGATGGTAAGGAGTTTTTCCAGGGAAGCCATAAGActtggtttcagtgtcttgaaCTTTGAGAAATCTTCACCCAAAAGTTTCTCCTGAAAATGCATGCAGTTAAGGCTCACAGAACACATTCAGGTAAATAAATtagataaatatttatatatttgcaaTAGAATAGCAGAGCTCTACCTGCATCATGGTGCAGTCAGGGAAGTCACCAGCTGGGACTCGATGTTGTTGCTGGATCCTGGAGAAAATTACAGGAAGCTGGTAGATCAGATTGTGCTTCTTGCTTTCTTTGCAAAAAATGGTTGGCATCTCCTGCTTCAGATAGCTGATAATGTGGGCATGGGCCTAAGATAATACAAAGTTCAACTAAGACCCAAACTTGCCATAGCTGCAACTTGTAAGCATGTACCCAATGTATGAGTTGAAAATGAATATGATCTGTTACCCTCACTAAGCGTGCCCTCTTCACCAGGTCGTTAAGCTTGCGTACTGCAGAATTGCGTGGCAGGTTTCTTATGTCGGCCAAAAGATCCTCCTCTTCCAGCTCTATCAGCTGGTAGTGGTCACACATCTTTCTGGGCTCTGACCAGAAAGATCCAATGTAAACCCGCAGAACCTCGGGGGTTCGAAACACTTTTCCCAAAGACCACATGAGGGCACCATACACTCTCATGAGCTGCTGAGAGTCCACTCTGTCAGCCTTGTTCAGAATCACACGCAATTTGTCCTCATAGCCGCACAGAGCCCCAAAGGCCCAAGTGAGCTCATCGGAGAACTCCAGTTTATGTGAATCGAACAGCAGGATGATTTGATCCACTCGCTCAGCGAACCAGCGTAGCACTGCTGGAAAGTCATAGCCTTGGGATGAAGAATAAAGACACAGGGTTTTCATTATCACTGTAATAGGGTAAGCCTCACTCTTCCGAGACACAGCATAATATATAACACGACCCAGCGGTCTCAGTGTTTTCAAGCCATTTCAGTTACACCCATAGATTAATATGTTCATAAAGCAATAGAAAGACAGATCAGTCACTTCTGTATTCTGTATTCCTCGCAACTGGGTTGGGTTGCTGACTTTAGAGGCGTGAATTATTGTGGGCAGAGCTATTTTGTAAATTTAACTGTCTAAAACTGAACATATAGAAACATGGACCCATTAATTAGTCTAAAAATTTCTCTGTCTCACCTCGAATAAGTTTTCTTTTAGCAGAGGTTAAGATTCCTGGTGTGTCGATAAAGCTGATACTTCGAAGAACCTGGTTTGGGATTTGAACACACTGAAATCTGCCAAGAAAAAATGGTTAGTCAAAACTCATACCTGAATAAAGCAACAATACTTATGTCAATCAAAGAAAGCAATAAAACCAAACAGTAGCTTTTGTAAGATTCCAACATAAATGggattttaaaaatccattacTACTACTTCTCTCTCCCTTCACCTTTTTATGTCTTGCTCATTTTTTGTGTGGTGAGTTTCGTCACCTGTTCAAAAAAGAATTTCCAAAAACGTCAAAGTTGCGGAAGGGCTTCTTTGGATCCATTGTCAGAGCATTTCCAGGGATGATTCCTTCCGTCTCACCGTGCATGAGGGCAGTGAAACAGTCAGTGGTTGGCTCAGGCCCAACTCTGCCACCGGGAAAATCTTGTTCTATGAGATAtctgcagaaatacacacacagactccaTCGTGCTAACCTGTGACACAATGTTTGATACTAACCTGTGACACAATGTTTGATACATGCGGTCTTTAATCATACCTGATAAAGGTTGTCTTTCCTGCTGAATACTGACCCATCACTAGCACCATGGGTTTGTTGTCAAAATCTGCATCCCCATAGCTTGGGGAGTGAAAATTATGAAAAGAGTAGTATTTCTCTATCGGAAGCAGCCTCTTATAATAAAAGATTTTCAGCTCCTCTGTTACCATATTGAAATCCCCTAGAGTTTTAGGGTTGCTCCTAAGCCTCCGGATAGACATGGTGATGAATTTCTGCTCCTGATCTCTCAGTGTGGAAACTGCTCACGCTTCTAAGACCAAACTGAGTGATGGAAGAATGtgtacaaaaaatattataagaTTCTCACAGCTGTCTTCTCCATCCTGCAGCGGGACATTTTGAGGGTGGAGAGGGTGTAACCAGAGCCTGCAGCTGCACCTTACATAAAGCCAATGTTGAGACAgggtggagtggagtggagtttTTTTTGCAGAGTAGGAACACTCTTGGCAGaattaagaattaaataaaagtccCATGTTTGTgaatcattttcagtttttctgttcatgTCATAATGTTTGCAAACTAACAAGACTAACCGGACCACTAACTAACTAAGTGCTCAGTCTGCTCTCGAATTAAGTGTGTAATTATATAATGAATGATGCACCGTTATtcttaagtaaaacaaaaggcaGTTGTCCCATGATGTAACATAACAGAAGTCTGACAAAGTGATAACCAGCATGTTATCACTTTGTCAGgagtatttgtttgtttcaaaatCTTTTTCCAATGATGGATGGCCACCTtcactttaaaatacaaaaatgtataatcttTGCctaacataaaaaagaaatatatatatgaaGTTGATTGTATAGCTTGCTATTTATACTGTAGCTATTTTAGGTAAttcatatatgtgtgtattctgTAAAGTATACAAACCATGAACATGCTATTGGGAACATGTACAGCATCCTAAGTGATGCTCTTGGTCTGTTTTTAAACTGCTCTTGTCCGCCCCTCAGCTTGTCCCAGGTGGACGCACGGCGCAGGCTGTTCCAAGGAATGTGACTGTATTCAAGAACATTCCACTGCCTGTGACCCCAAAACAGGGAGCTGTTTCTGCAAAGCTGCATACCGTGGCCCACAGTGTGAGAAAGGTAGAAGTCCTTCACAGAACAGCTATACGTCAGTCGTTTTGCATCTTAAGTCCTAGAAATGAAGTGGTTAAGACTTTAATGTGTAGTTACATTTTATCCACACACTTGGATCTGCTCCCTAACTTGTATTTGTGTCCCACTGTAGAATGTGACCCTGGCTTCTTCGGTGCAGGCTGTGAGCAGCTATGTGACTGTCCAGGTGGAGGGTCATGTGACCCCAGGACTGGAGAATGTCGCAAACGATGTCCTGCAGGCCTACATGGCAATAAATGTCAGCAGGGTGAGAATAAAGTTACTTCAATGCAGTTTGTTGATGGATTGTCTGCATCAGACTGTAAAAAGGTGCTGCATCCAACAGGAATGTCAGTCACATATATTTTGAGTGTGATGTTTGCTTTGGCATAAATCCATAGGATAATTTGCTTTTCACTGTTGATGTAAGATGTCCTCCACAATGCTTGAATCCACAGCCCTCTCATGTGGAGATAAACTGTAGCAGAGGTCATTTTGGAGACGTGTGTGAAGTGCGTGGACCTGCATTCTGACATGTGTCTACATGTGTGATTATTGTTTGACCTCTCTGATAAACTCTGTCACACTGACAACACAAGTTATTATAAATAAGTTCCTGACTATCTCCCCTTTTGTCACAATCATTTTTTCAGTTCCCGTAATGCTTATAAATCCTTCTTTAGTATGTATCTATTCATTCTGTTACCTTTGATGGATTGAATTGATTTAATAGGTTGAATAAATAAGATTTTCTCTTGAATTCACCTGGTCAGTGCAGGTGTTCCTGTTATTATAAAGTGAACAACCAAAAAATGAGTGCTCCTCCACAGCAGGGTGTCTTCTGCCTGTTTACTGTGCCGGTTGATGGAAAGTTCAACTGTGTTTTATGAGCTAAAGTAATACTGAATATTATTCCAGAGCTTCTGGTAAAAGCAtgactttgtgtctctgtggagTGGACTATGATAACAGAGCTGAGTTACAGTATGTCAACACTAATGCACAGTCCAAGCCTAGGCTTGCTAGGTTTGTCAAaaccaaatattaaaaaaaagtcattgtgCTTAGCTTACGTTGCTGCCAAGTCATAGCGGGGGTAGTTTACTTCTCTTACTAATGCAGAGGCTGAATAAATAGAcagaaaattagttttaaacatttactacTGCAGTTTCTTCGCCCATTTGTACATGGTTGTCTGATGTTGTCTTGTAAATTTCCAGTTTCGTGCTGTGAGCTCGGCATTGtattgtctctgttttttttatgctgtgttGCATTGTGTGGTACTAGCCTGCCAACCTGGGAGCTATGGAGAAAACTGTCATCTGACCTGTGACTGTGGAGAATCTCCTTGTGATCCAGTAACTGGACGGTGCCTCTGTCCTGCTGGAAAGACAGGATACTCCTGTCAGCAAGGTACTTTTAGCTTGTACATTCattgttatttaatatttaatatttgtgtatgtttgtgttcctTATAGAGAGAAGTGAAGTGATTAGACCTTAAAACTTTCAGATGTCAATGTAATATACATTACCTCAAGTATTTATGTATAGGGATTTACTGAGAAACGTCTCACATACTTGACTTATTGCTGTTAATCTAATAGAAACATGATGCTCCCTAGATTGCCATGATGGATACTGGGGGTTCATGTGTCAATCATTTTGTCCTAACTGTGAAAACGGAGGCTCCTGCAACAAGCAGACTGGAGGCTGTGACTGTACGCCAGGCTACACTGGAAATCTCTGCCAAAATGGTAACTTTTAATCATATTTAGATCTAAGAAATTCAAAAAATTGTTGTGTTTATAGTGGTacatacattaaacatttaaataaagttacatttagtGGCTTAGTAAAGCTTGGGTGTATGTTGCATAGAGTGTCCCTTGGGGTATCATGGACCAGGCTGTTTATTGCCCTGCTCATGCCACTCTGATTCCTGGTGTGACCCACAGACTGGACACTGTGTCTGTCCTCCTGGCAAAGGAGGCGATGACTGTGCAACATGTAAGAACTTTACTTCTCTTAATAAAAAGTATGTTATAATAAATTGCTTCATTCAAGTTCTTTTTATAACTGTAATTTagtaattatattgttttagGTTTGCATATCCACATACTCTTTCAAAACCTCTCACTGACTTTTTTAGCTTGTGAGGCTGGTTACTGGGGCCAAGGGTGCATCATTCAATGCCAGTGCCAAGACAGCTCCTTGGGCTGTGACTCAGTCACtggtcagtgtgtttgtgaggcTGGCTTCACTGGAGACGAATGTGAAAAGAGTAGGTAACCTTagagattttattattatttttgtcctttgggcttTCCCGTGAATCCAGGGTtgctacagcggatcattgtccgcatgttgatttggcaattCTTTCAAAATATATAGTTTACTAAATGCTGCCACCATGAGGTGATTCTCAGTTataacagttttaattttttgttttaaagtacaaaaaatacTTTGCTGGATATTTTATCTTGGCAAACGTTTAACGTGATTCTATTGCTGGTATAATGTGGAGTATAATTAGAGATTTTAATACATCTTAGAAAGCACTTTTAGTTCTTGGGTGAACTACAGAACATGGCTCTACAACACTCTACAACAACACTCTAAACAGACTGTTTTTAACAAGCTACTGGTAACATTTTTAGATCAAAagccatatttttaaatatattgcaaATAGTCTACCTCCCTTATATGTTTACcatgtttttttcataaacTATATCACTTACAGAGTGTGTAGAAGGCAGCTATGGGAAGGACTGTGTCCTGGAGTGTTTATGTCAAAATGGAGCCCTTTGTGACCATGTGAGTGGAGCCTGCACATGTTCCCCTGGATATACTGGCACTTTCTGCGAAAAAAGTAAGATTCTGTTTTGAtcttttgttgaaaaaaaatcaagctgATACTGTATTAGTTGTATGTTAGTTGtaaaacacctttttttaaatatctcaaATCAATCTTCTCGATCTTCTCAAtaatatctaaaaaaatattaaaattactttagaggcttaaaagtcaaatgttttCGGGAAGTTTTCTATATACACTGAGGCATGTTTGTGTAGTTCCCTTCTTCAGTGTACCAAGCCTTAGTAATGTATTGAACTGCTTACAGAACTAACAATGTAGGTAATCAAAGATTATCTCTGACGATAACCTGTTCTCGGTATTAAGTACTATGTTTTCATCTtactgtccaaagacatgcagtatAGGGTACTAAGATGCAGTATAAGGTACTAACatgaataatttttatttaatttttttattttttgaaatatgtaaatgtttacaaattggACAAAACGTATATATTAATTAATCTAATTGTCAGATTAATGGATGATAAAATAATCATTATAGTCCTAACTTATATAGTTaggactatatatatatatatatatatttatatcccgtgagttcagggtcgacaCAGCGGAGCATTGTCTGCagtttgatttggcacagtttttaagttggatgcccttcctgacgccaCCATCCCCAagttctaccaggcttggaccggcaatGCACAGCAGGGGAATATGTAAGGGACAGTTTTATAACGAAAACGATCCGCTATATATacaccacagcggatcgtttTCTCCCCATGgtcatttggcacagtttatatatatgtttcatatttaagtactgtacttaagtacaattttgaggtttttctactttacttgagtatttccattttctgcaaCTTAATACACggtatacatacatacatggtATGTGATACCAATAATATTATATTCTTTGGAGAGAAATAAGTCTTGCCAGTGAATAAGTATGAAGAGTAACTTTACTTTTGCTACATGGGTTTTTTAGGCTACAAcgtttgtacttttactttattaatcAGTTGAATGCAGGATTTGTACTTGTAACACAGTATTTCGACACTGTGGTAATGatacttttactcaagtaaatgaTCTGAGTTCGTCACCACTCATTATTTTAACCTCCTTCCAATTCAAGGTTGTGCTGCATTTCTGCAGTAGTTTATCAGTCATTACGTCTTAATACAGTAGAGGGTGCTACAGGATCTCCTTCAGATTTTTTCATCTCTTCCACAGTTTGAGTGAATCATCACATAGATTCAATGAATCACGAGATTGTCCATGTAATGACACGagtaaaaagattttaaaaccaTCCAAAACCCAAGATATAATTTGTATTAGTCATTCTGGGATAGATGAATTTCGTAGGCTGCAGAGTCTTTTCAAGCTCCCCACCACAGCAAACTCTTCATGTAACTAATATTCATCTTATTACTGGATATTTGTCCTGAACTGTGAGACATGCCAGCAGTCAAAGAGTCTTAACAATGTAATAGATTTGTTCTTGATTATAGTCTTTTGACTTGAAGTTGGCTCATGTTATTACAAAGTGTAAGATTTACTGGAAGTACACTACCAGGCCCAGAAACTCATACCACTGCTGCAGTATGTGGGGCATCGTAAATCATGGCCATGTCACCCTAGAATAGAGCTTCACATCCCTAGTCATAACACTGTAATGGCCCCAAACGTAGACGTCACTTTGATTGGACGTTGCTGTGGAAATAGGGCTATCGTTCTGACCAGATTCTGTTTTCTGAAGGCCTTTTACCCTCAAACATAGGTGTCCAGTTTCTCAGTCTTCTGCTGGGCCTCTTCCTATAGGAGAAGTCAGGAAGAGGCCTGTGCTGTGAGAAGGACCAGATCTCTCTGGTTCATCTGTTTCACAGAAGTAAAATAGGAAGAGTTGACTTCTCTTTTTTTGGCTCTACGTGGATGATTTTCAGTTATGGCTTTGTGTGTCgttatttatagaaaaaaaagtggCTCTACAAGACTCAGAAAGCTTGGCAAAAGCATTGTTTCATTGGGCATTCTTGTGGCGCTGAGGCTGATGctaaacatttcagttttgtcagagGAAACGAGCCATTGTGCTGACCTGGGTCCCCTCACCAAACCGCTTCTTCAATTAACATGGATCATGCTCCGTCTCTGGTCTGCAGCTTTGAAGTTAGCATCAAAATAGTTCATTTGGTTGCGGTAAAAAGAACCCTAGTCCGCCTGGCATTGAACATCCGTGTTATTGTCGAAATCtgagttgttttgttgttgttgtgttgccCTCTTTCGGTGTGTAGAGCCTGAATAGCACCAGGAAGTCCTATTCTATGTTTTCTCTATCCGCTCTATTTCTGTGGTCTGCTCTCCCCGGCTGTGTGGTCCCTGGACCTGCTTTATGGGCTGACAGCAGTGGCTCTTACACAACTAGGGATCTGGAAATAATCCTCCTGTCTTAAAGAGCTCATTTAGTCTAGAGATGGAGTCTTTCAGTAATGGCACAGAATGTGTGTGGTGGTGGACTGAATCCTCTGTGCCCACCTATAAACAAAGACTCAGAGGGAAGAATCTGCATTTACAAACACTAGCAGACATTGCACTAATATCAGATGACAGATTGCTGCTCTGTGGTTAATATTGAAAGCATGCGCCCCCTGCTGACTGAAACAAATAATAAGCTTGGACATTCAGATCTGTCATTACAGCCCTTTGAATATTTAGCATACTGTTCACTGCAAAACTTTGAATCCCctctatttaaaacaaacaacttttatcaatatatatttattacacattcaggggggcctggtggctcagtggttcGACATTGGGTTggggtaaatggtctgcactggaGTagccggggattaaaccaacaatcACAGGACTGAtagatgaccgctctacctcctgcgtcACAGTCACCCCAAGAAGAcagcgggtttgaatcccaccctaccaggcacccagataaaatgggagggagGACATTAGGGGTAAAAAGTCTTTGAAGCCGTTGATTTGATTAATTaaacattcagctagtacaaatgttctccATCATCAGAAATGAGGAAAATGGCCAAGGAgagtataaaaagaaattatatattatattatgtagTATTATATGTTTGCAAAAGTTGAGTCTACCTTTATGAAATGTCCCATGAAAATTTGTATGTCCTCCCTTTCTGTTTGCATCCTTCCCTAACCTCACTGAGTACCCACTGAGCACTGTTTGTATCCTTTCAGGTGTAACTTTAGCACATGGCATAATACATGGCATAATTGTTCCAAGTCTACACGATTGCATGGTTTTGTGCCATGTACAATCTTCTTCAAGCCAATAGTAAAACATGTTCCTTTATTCTGTTTAAGCATTCTTGAGTtgactttgttttgtgctttcaATCATTGTCTCttaatttttagctttttgacagATGGTAGGAGCCTctgctttaaaatcttctgatTTTAggctgcattcattcttcctttACACATACACCCCAAAACATCAGTGAGCCTCCACTACGCTGTGGGAATGCTGTTCCTCTactcacagttgttgttttttcagcacACTTACCTGTGTGAATTATAACCTACCAATGCAACATTGATCTGGTCAGATCACATACAGTAATCCTGTTCCAAAAGACTAGATTAGATTAGAGTGGTGAGATCACATGCTGTTTAGTGTGCTCCAGTTGTGCTACCTTATGTGCAGTAAGCAATGGCTCAAACAATCCAGATTTGTGCCATCTATGCTTGACTCTagatatataaacatttattccATTTGCCTTTAAGGTCTTTATCTAGTCCCccactgtttgttttggattcttATGTATCTTTCAAGCTAGTTCCTCTTATAGTTGTGTAGTTGATTTTCTTGGTCTTCCATGGCTTGGAAGAGTTGTAATGTGTCTACCTTTCTTTGATTTGTGGATTATGGTACTTTACAGTTGCTACTGGTATTCCTaaatacatgaaaatgtttttacatctcTCGGCAGCCTTATGAAGGTTTACCACTTTCATTTTGAGGTATTCTGAAGGCTGTTATTCTGATCCCatggatttttttctctctcagcaaCTACTTGAAACTGCCCAAACTGTAAAGTCAACCTTGTCTGCTGCATTTGAAGATGAAGGGAAGTGCTATAGCACCTCCATTTGATTACTGCTCCTGGTATAAAAACCGGATGGAAAGGGAATGTCACTCATTTGAGGTGTTTAACGTTTATATGTTAACATCGGAGATGTGTTGAGCTGCTGTTTCACTGGTAAATTATcattcttaaaaacattttttctcagCACAGAAAGACCAGCTAGTTGCCATGGTTTCAGCAACTGCtatcataataataaacagcagacaATAAAGCAGTGATTTTGCTACAGCACTACCACAAACCTAATGTACAGCTGGGTTAAAATGACAGCATCCTCAGTGGGCTAGTTTTAATACCATTGCAGACTAACCACTACAGAGGCAGGCAAAGACGTCATGCTGTCAGCGTGGGAACACAGCGAAGGCCGTGCCAGAAACTGCTGAGCAGGAAAGATACTTTTCCCAATTTGAGGCCTTGAGGCAGAAAAAGTAGGAGTGGACACAATCATCAATTGGAGTTGGAGAAGGACAGTATGATGCATAAAAGGTACCCTGAGTCCAGTAGTGCCAtgtttgaaatacaaaaaaacaccaagttacagatttgtgttgCAATTCTAATTTGTGGCTTCCTTTGGTAACAGGGCCCCCCACTTTTTCATTGACAGGAGAAATGttgaatataa is a window encoding:
- the LOC137129380 gene encoding EH domain-containing protein 2-like, with translation MSIRRLRSNPKTLGDFNMVTEELKIFYYKRLLPIEKYYSFHNFHSPSYGDADFDNKPMVLVMGQYSAGKTTFIRYLIEQDFPGGRVGPEPTTDCFTALMHGETEGIIPGNALTMDPKKPFRNFDVFGNSFLNRFQCVQIPNQVLRSISFIDTPGILTSAKRKLIRGYDFPAVLRWFAERVDQIILLFDSHKLEFSDELTWAFGALCGYEDKLRVILNKADRVDSQQLMRVYGALMWSLGKVFRTPEVLRVYIGSFWSEPRKMCDHYQLIELEEEDLLADIRNLPRNSAVRKLNDLVKRARLVRAHAHIISYLKQEMPTIFCKESKKHNLIYQLPVIFSRIQQQHRVPAGDFPDCTMMQEKLLGEDFSKFKTLKPSLMASLEKLLTIDIANVVPLLQKQELSRKSLPSVLDGNFLETFRPKHYWRDPFKEFPRDDKSSGIDLEEWAVEKYKPKYDEIFYNLSPTEGKLSGTKVKKWMMNTLLPNSVLAHIWRLSDIDRDGMLDNEEFALAVHLIEGKLEGHWLPPELPSHLVPPSKRLSGVQEKD